GATCCAGAAGTAGTAGCTAGGGCCATCATCGACAAAATAACTCCCAAAGGACTTTTGGAAGATTCCCAATATGATGCCGCCATAACCGTATTTAGGGAACCTTTTGAGAACACCAATATGTTTGAAAATGGTTCTTGGGACATGTCACTACCCATGAATACTGATGTTCAAGTGTACTTACTCTTGCGTCATTTGGTAAGACAACCTGAATTTCAACTTAAATAACCCCTACTATTATGTGCGATACTCATCACGATAACGATACTACACCATATAAAGGCCTAGAACACGAAGGCCATGATCTAGAACATAAAAACTGGAGCAGGCGTTCCTTTATCCAAGCATTGGGTATAGCAGGTTCTGGTTCCATGTTTTTGGGAAGCAACCTGCTTACCGCATCAGGACCTTCTCCATTAACTTCTGCCATATCAGCAGCTGAAACCGACAATATTCTTATTTTGATAAGACTGTCTGGAGGTAACGATGGATTAAGTACCGTTATTCCTATTCAGCAATATGATACCTATGCTAATGCAAGACCTAATATCTATATTCCGGAAAGTAAAGTTTTAAAGCTTACGGATGACTTTGGAATACCCACCTATATGAGTTCCTTAGAACCTCTTTGGGGCGAAGGCCAATTTAAAGCGGTGCATGGAGTGGGTTATGAACGCCAAAGCTTATCCCATTTTACGGGTTCTGATATTTTTGCGAATACGGATTTGACCACCTCTGGTTTCTCAGGCCTAAACACCGGCTGGATGGGCAGACACTTTGAAAACATCTATCCGGATTATTTATTGGAAAGTGGAAGGCCAGATGCTCCAGCAGCAATTCAAATTGGAAATATTGCAAATTTGGTTTTTCAAGGTGAAGAGACCAATTATGCGTTTGTAACCAATAATGTAGATCAATTAGAAGAAATTGCCCAAACGGGATCTTTTTATGAAATTGAAAATGCACCTTTCGATAATTGTATGTACGGTGATCAACTTAAATTTTTAAGAGGAGTTGCCAATACCACTTATGAATATGCTGGTAAAATACATGAAGCATACGAAAGAGGGCAGAATCAAGTCGAATATCAAGACAATGGTTTTGCAAGACAGTTAGCTTTGTTAGCTAGACTAATTAAAGGAAACTTGGGTACAAAAGTTTATATGATTTCCATGGGTGGTTTTGATACGCACGGTAATCAACCTATAGTTCACGAACGGTTGATGTCAAATCTTTCCATAGCGATAAACAATTTCTACGAAGATATTGCCTTTACCAATCAGGACGAACAGGTATTGAGTATGACCTTCTCCGAATTTGGACGTAGAATCTTTGAAAATGGCTCTACAGGTACAGACCACGGAAAAGCTGCACCTACGCTATTCTTTGGATCAGGATTAAAAGGGAGTGCCTTTGTAGGGGAACATCCTTCTTTAGAAAATCCCAATGGTCGTGGAAACTTAGAATACACTATGGATTTTAGAGATTTATACGCCACTGTTCTTGCCGAATGGCTCTGTGTTCCAATACCTTTGGTAGAACAACATTTATTGAACCATACCTATGCCCCGGTCAATCTTGGGTTTAATTGTAGTGGTACGGATTTCCCGGATATTGCCATGGATAGCGACTCACCTACTCTGCCAGATACCCCACCAAGTCAAGATAGTTTGAACCCCGATCCGGAATTATTGAACACTATTGTTCATAAGCCGTATTATCCTTCAGAAAGAAATCCACATATTTATTTGGAAATGCCTGTTGCAGCCCATGTTGATATTCAATTGTACAATATACTTGGCCAAAACGTGGGTACAGTTTTCAACGAAATGATGTTGGAAGGTTCTGCAGAAATCAACATTAGGGAAAGGATGCGGGATAGCCTATCTACTGGAAAATATATCTATCAAATCCAGGTGGGCGACCAAAGAATGAGCAAATCAGTAATGATTATGTAATAACGAGTAACACTTACATTCCAGAATCCTCCGATAGTGCATCTCCCCACCCCTTTTAGGGTTGCATAATCGGAGGTTTCCTTTTTAGGTCAACTTGGGTTTGTCCTTATCTGTTTTAAATGACAGTGCCTTCTTCACTTCGTGATTTTTGTCTTTGTAGACTTTGGTCACTTCTTTCTTTTCCTCTTTTAAAACGGATTTAAATTTCTCAAGATTCTTCAACCTTTTAGGATTACCAGTACTCATAGCATCAATTTTTATAGGCATATTCTTACAATATATGGAATATCTATATCTCCAACTAAAAATCAATACTGTTTTCGATATCGGTATGCTTGCTCATAAACTACTTCATAGAAATGGTGAAATCACTCTAATGAAATTCTGTATTTTTGAGGCTTAATTAAAATAGTACATGTCTCAGACTTCATCACCTTCAAGATATACCATTACCGCAGCCTTGCCCTATACCAATGGCCCTATTCATATTGGACATTTGGCAGGGGTATATGTCCCCGCAGATATCTATGCCCGTTATCAAAGATTACAGGGGAAAGACGTTGCTTTTATCTGTGGTAGCGACGAACACGGAGTGGCCATCCCAATGAAGGCAAAAAAAGAAGGTGTTACTCCAAAGGAGATTATTGACAGATACCACGAAATTATTAAAAAGTCTTTTGCTGATTTTGGAATTTCCTTCGATAATTATTCCCGCACATCGGCAGAAATCCATCATAAGACAGCATCGAATTTTTTTGAAAAATTATACCAACAAGAGGATTTTATAGAAGAGGTCACAGAACAACTTTATGATGATGAAGCCAAGCAGTTTTTAGCAGATAGATTTGTTACGGGCACCTGTCCAAAATGTGGGTATGAAGAAGCTTACGGAGATCAGTGCGAGAATTGTGGTTCTTCCCTCAATGCAACGGATTTGATCAATCCAAAATCTACCATAACAGGTGGTATTCCAATATTGAAAAAAACCAAACATTGGTTTCTACCACTGGACCGTTATGAAGATTTTTTAAAAGAATGGATTTTGGAAGGCCACAAAAACGATTGGAAACCCAATGTCTATGGGCAATGTAAATCTTGGATAGATGATGGTTTAAAACCACGTGCCGTTACGCGCGATTTGGATTGGGGTATTCCAGTACCTGTTGAAGGTGGTGAAGGAAAGGTGCTTTATGTTTGGTTCGATGCGCCCATTGGCTATATCTCTTCAACTAAGGAATGGGCAAAAAGAGAGGGAAAAGATTGGGAGCCCTATTGGAAAGATAAAGAGAGTAAATTGCTTCACTTTATTGGCAAGGACAACATCGTTTTCCACTGTATTATCTTTCCGAGCATGCTCAAGGCACATGGCGACTTTATCTTACCGGAAAATGTACCTGCAAATGAATTCTTAAACTTAGAAGGCAACAAGCTCTCCACATCCAAAAATTGGGCCGTTTGGTTGCATGAGTATTTGGAAGAATTTCCAGACATGGAAGATGTGCTCCGATATACCCTGACCGCCAATGCACCTGAGACCAAGGACAATGATTTTACTTGGAAGGATTTTCAGGCGAGAAATAATAATGAACTGGTAGCTATTTTCGGCAATTTTATAAATCGGGTGGCGGTTTTGACACATAAGTATTATGATGGCATAATTCCTACCCCTGGCGAATTTCAAGATATTGACAAAGAAACTTTGAAATCTTTGCAGGATTTTCCAGCCCTTATTTCAAGTTCTCTGGAGCGCTATCGATTTAGGGAGGCAAGCCAAGAGTTGATGAACCTAGCACGATTGGGCAATAAATATTTGGCAGATGAGGAACCCTGGAAACTTATAAAAACCGATGAAGAACGTGTAAAAACCATCATGTTTGTAGCACTTCAAATCGCAACGGGTCTAGCTATCCTAAGTGAACCTTTTTTACCGTTTACCTCCAAGAAACTCAAAAACATACTCAATTTCGGGGCTAGTGGGGTCGACACCTCTTGGAATACTTTCGAAACCCAAGAAGCAATGCTCCAATCGGGTCATCAAATCAATAAAAGTGAATTGTTGTTCCGTAAAGTAGAGGACAAAGAAATTGAAGCACAATTGGAAAAACTTGAAGCTACAAAAAAAGCAAACCAACAAATGGAAAAAGAAGTTACAACACAAAAAGACACCATCACTTTTGACGACTTCACCAAATTGGATATGCGTGTGGGCACAATTATCGAAGCGGAAAAAATGCCGAAAGCCAACAAGCTTTTGGTGTTAAAAGTAGATACTGGTTTGGATACCAGGACCATCGTTTCCGGAATTGCCGAGAGTTTTACCCCTGAAGAAATAGTAGGTAAAAAGGTCACTGTTTTAGTAAATCTTGCACCAAGAAAATTGCGAGGTGTGGAAAGCGAAGGGATGATTTTGATGACCGAAAACAAGGAGGGTAAATTGGTATTTGTGAACCCAGATGAGGATGGAGTTGGTAATGGTGAGGGTATAAATTAATTCCAATAATTGCATATGTATATCACATCGAGCGCCCACCTGAAAGACGAATTCGGTCAGGCAGTCGAGATGCAGTACACTTGAGCCTAGCTAGAAAAAGAATACATACACCCTATTAAGAATCCATGCAACTCATCCCCTACATTCTAAAACAAGCACAATTTTCAGAAAAAAGTATCGAGAATACAGTTGCACTATTGAACGAAGACTGCACCATTCCCTTTATATCTAGATATCGGAAAGAACGTACGGGCAATCTAGACGAGGTTCAGGTTGGTGAAATCGTAAAGCTCAAAACCCAGTTTGAAGCACTGGAAAAAAGAAAACAAACCATTATCAAAGCTGTTGGCGAACAAGGAGCACTTACTCCAGACTTAAAAATAAAGTTTGAAAACTGTATTGATTTAGCGGTCTTGGAGGATTTATACCTTCCTTTTAAAAAAAGTAAAAAAACAAAAGCAGAAACTGCCAGAAAACAGGGGCTTGAACCTTTGGCAAAAATCATCATGGCCCAAAAAAGCGATGAAATTGAGTTCATAGCTTCTAGATTTCTCAGTAATGACGTCATTAATGAAGGTGAAGCGCTGGAAGGTGCTCGCTATATCATCGCAGAATGGATCAATGAACGTACCGATATTCGCAACCAACTACGAAATCAATTGGAGCGACATGCTTTGATTACTTCAAAAATCATCAAAACAAAAGAGGCTAGTGAAAAAGCTCAAAAATTCCGAGATTATTTTGATTGGAGCGAATCGCTTAACAGATGCCCATCACATAGGCTCTTGGCTATTTTAAGAGCTGAAAAAGAAGGTTTTGTCCGCATAAAAATTGAAATTGATACGGATAGAGCGCTTGACAACATGGAAAGGCGCATCATAAAATCGAACAACGCATGTACTGTTCAAATCAAATTGGCCATTGCCGATGCGTACAAACGATTGTTGCTGCCTTCATTGTCCAATGAGCTTCTAAAAAATGCTAAAGAAGCGGCAGATACCAGTGCAATCCAAGTGTTTTCCAAAAATCTAAAACAGTTGCTGCTAGGGGCACCATTGGGCGAAAAGCGAATTTTAGCCATAGACCCAGGTTTTAGAACGGGATGTAAAGTGGTCTGCTTGAATGCTCACGGAGATTTAAAACACAATGAAACCATTTATCCCCATGCGCCCCAAAACAAAAGCTCGGATGCCATTAAAAAGATAAGTTCCTTAGTAGATGCGCACAAAATTGAAGCTATTGCCATTGGGAACGGAACGGCTTCGCGCGAAACGGAACGATTGGTAAAACGAATAGCCTTTAAAAATCCTATTGAAGTATTCGTGGTGAGCGAGGCGGGTGCTTCTATTTACTCTGCTTCCAAAATAGCTAGGGATGAATTTCCCAACTACGATGTTACCGTGCGCGGAGCGGTATCTATTGGACGGCGTTTGGCCGACCCATTGGCAGAATTGGTCAAAATAGATGCAAAATCCATTGGTGTGGGACAATATCAGCACGATGTAGACCAGACAAAACTTAAAACTTCGTTGGATACGGTCGTGGAAAGTTGTGTGAACTCCGTTGGGGTAAATATAAATACCGCTAGTGTTCCCTTACTCAGTTACGTATCGGGTATTGGGCCTAAACTCGCCGAAAATATAGTTGCCTATAGAAATGAAAATGGTGCTTTTAAAAGTAGGGAAGAAATAAAAAAAGTTCCCCGTTTGGGCGGTAAAGCCTTTGAGCAGGGCGCAGGATTTTTGCGGATAAAAGACGGTATCAATCCCTTGGACGATTCTGCAGTGCATCCTGAAAGTTACCGTATTGTTGCAAACATGGCCAAGGACAAAGGGATAGCAATATCGGATATCATCCAAAACGAAGCTGTCATACAACAGATAAATATAGAATTGTACTGCACGGATACTGTTGGAATGCCAACCTTAACGGATATTCTTGAAGAATTGAAACGACCAGGGCTGGACCGTAGGGAAAAAGCGAAGGTTTTCACCTTCAATCAAAACATTAAACAAATTACCGATTTACAGCAAGGGCAGTTGTTGCCGGGAATTGTCAACAACATTACCAATTTTGGATGTTTTGTAGATATCGGTATCAAAGAAAGTGGTCTTATCCATGTTTCGAACCTATCCGATTCTTTTGTGAAGGATGTGAATGCCCATGTAAGTTTACATCAACAAATCGTAGTAAAAGTTCTGGATGTGGATGTGCCAAGAAAACGTATCCAATTGGCATTGCATAAAAAAGATTGATCTTACAATGCTCAAAATTGCTTTCCACCCTATTTATAAACATCCTTTACCGGAAGGACACCGCTTCCCAATGGTGAAATACGATCTCTTACCACAACAGTTATTGTATGAAGGCACCTGTGATGAAGCCAATTTTTTTCAACCAAAAACTCCGAACGATACATTCATTTTAGCTGCCCATGATACAGAATACTATAACAAACTCATCAATCTAGACATTAAACCAAGTGCCGCCAGAAAAATAGGTTTTCCCTTAAGCACCGAGCTGGTACAACGGGAGCGAATTATAGCGGACGGCACCATAAAAGGCTGTGAATTTGCTTTGGAACATGGCATAGCCATGAATATTGCAGGAGGCACACATCATGCCTACTCCAACAGGGGCGAAGCATTCTGTATGTTGAACGACCAAGCTATAGGCGCTAGATATCTTCAAAATGAAGGAAAAGCACAAAAAATATTGATTGTAGATTTGGATGTGCACCAGGGCAATGGTACGGCTGAAATATTTCAGGATGACGATGCTGTCTTTACCTTTTCCATGCATGGTAGTGGAAATTATCCGTTTAAAAAAGAAATATCAAATTTGGATATTCCTTTAGAAAAAGGCACATCCGACAAGGAATACCTGTCCATTCTAAAGAAAACACTTCCAGCACTATTGAAAAAAGTGAATCCCGACTTTATCTTTTATCTCTGTGGCGTAGATGTGCTGTCTTCGGATAAACTGGGAACTTTAGGAATGTCTTTAGAAGGCTGTAAAGAACGTGATCGTTATGTGCTCCAAACATGTCTGGATGCCGAAGTACCCTTACAATGCAGCATGGGCGGTGGATATTCACCAGATATAAAAACAATAGTCGAAGCCCATGCCAATACTTTTCGCCTTGCACAGAAAATCTTCTTCTAAAATC
The nucleotide sequence above comes from Flagellimonas sp. HMM57. Encoded proteins:
- a CDS encoding DUF1501 domain-containing protein — encoded protein: MCDTHHDNDTTPYKGLEHEGHDLEHKNWSRRSFIQALGIAGSGSMFLGSNLLTASGPSPLTSAISAAETDNILILIRLSGGNDGLSTVIPIQQYDTYANARPNIYIPESKVLKLTDDFGIPTYMSSLEPLWGEGQFKAVHGVGYERQSLSHFTGSDIFANTDLTTSGFSGLNTGWMGRHFENIYPDYLLESGRPDAPAAIQIGNIANLVFQGEETNYAFVTNNVDQLEEIAQTGSFYEIENAPFDNCMYGDQLKFLRGVANTTYEYAGKIHEAYERGQNQVEYQDNGFARQLALLARLIKGNLGTKVYMISMGGFDTHGNQPIVHERLMSNLSIAINNFYEDIAFTNQDEQVLSMTFSEFGRRIFENGSTGTDHGKAAPTLFFGSGLKGSAFVGEHPSLENPNGRGNLEYTMDFRDLYATVLAEWLCVPIPLVEQHLLNHTYAPVNLGFNCSGTDFPDIAMDSDSPTLPDTPPSQDSLNPDPELLNTIVHKPYYPSERNPHIYLEMPVAAHVDIQLYNILGQNVGTVFNEMMLEGSAEINIRERMRDSLSTGKYIYQIQVGDQRMSKSVMIM
- the metG gene encoding methionine--tRNA ligase, with protein sequence MSQTSSPSRYTITAALPYTNGPIHIGHLAGVYVPADIYARYQRLQGKDVAFICGSDEHGVAIPMKAKKEGVTPKEIIDRYHEIIKKSFADFGISFDNYSRTSAEIHHKTASNFFEKLYQQEDFIEEVTEQLYDDEAKQFLADRFVTGTCPKCGYEEAYGDQCENCGSSLNATDLINPKSTITGGIPILKKTKHWFLPLDRYEDFLKEWILEGHKNDWKPNVYGQCKSWIDDGLKPRAVTRDLDWGIPVPVEGGEGKVLYVWFDAPIGYISSTKEWAKREGKDWEPYWKDKESKLLHFIGKDNIVFHCIIFPSMLKAHGDFILPENVPANEFLNLEGNKLSTSKNWAVWLHEYLEEFPDMEDVLRYTLTANAPETKDNDFTWKDFQARNNNELVAIFGNFINRVAVLTHKYYDGIIPTPGEFQDIDKETLKSLQDFPALISSSLERYRFREASQELMNLARLGNKYLADEEPWKLIKTDEERVKTIMFVALQIATGLAILSEPFLPFTSKKLKNILNFGASGVDTSWNTFETQEAMLQSGHQINKSELLFRKVEDKEIEAQLEKLEATKKANQQMEKEVTTQKDTITFDDFTKLDMRVGTIIEAEKMPKANKLLVLKVDTGLDTRTIVSGIAESFTPEEIVGKKVTVLVNLAPRKLRGVESEGMILMTENKEGKLVFVNPDEDGVGNGEGIN
- a CDS encoding Tex family protein, translating into MQLIPYILKQAQFSEKSIENTVALLNEDCTIPFISRYRKERTGNLDEVQVGEIVKLKTQFEALEKRKQTIIKAVGEQGALTPDLKIKFENCIDLAVLEDLYLPFKKSKKTKAETARKQGLEPLAKIIMAQKSDEIEFIASRFLSNDVINEGEALEGARYIIAEWINERTDIRNQLRNQLERHALITSKIIKTKEASEKAQKFRDYFDWSESLNRCPSHRLLAILRAEKEGFVRIKIEIDTDRALDNMERRIIKSNNACTVQIKLAIADAYKRLLLPSLSNELLKNAKEAADTSAIQVFSKNLKQLLLGAPLGEKRILAIDPGFRTGCKVVCLNAHGDLKHNETIYPHAPQNKSSDAIKKISSLVDAHKIEAIAIGNGTASRETERLVKRIAFKNPIEVFVVSEAGASIYSASKIARDEFPNYDVTVRGAVSIGRRLADPLAELVKIDAKSIGVGQYQHDVDQTKLKTSLDTVVESCVNSVGVNINTASVPLLSYVSGIGPKLAENIVAYRNENGAFKSREEIKKVPRLGGKAFEQGAGFLRIKDGINPLDDSAVHPESYRIVANMAKDKGIAISDIIQNEAVIQQINIELYCTDTVGMPTLTDILEELKRPGLDRREKAKVFTFNQNIKQITDLQQGQLLPGIVNNITNFGCFVDIGIKESGLIHVSNLSDSFVKDVNAHVSLHQQIVVKVLDVDVPRKRIQLALHKKD
- a CDS encoding histone deacetylase, coding for MLKIAFHPIYKHPLPEGHRFPMVKYDLLPQQLLYEGTCDEANFFQPKTPNDTFILAAHDTEYYNKLINLDIKPSAARKIGFPLSTELVQRERIIADGTIKGCEFALEHGIAMNIAGGTHHAYSNRGEAFCMLNDQAIGARYLQNEGKAQKILIVDLDVHQGNGTAEIFQDDDAVFTFSMHGSGNYPFKKEISNLDIPLEKGTSDKEYLSILKKTLPALLKKVNPDFIFYLCGVDVLSSDKLGTLGMSLEGCKERDRYVLQTCLDAEVPLQCSMGGGYSPDIKTIVEAHANTFRLAQKIFF